The Malus domestica chromosome 10, GDT2T_hap1 genome contains a region encoding:
- the LOC139188496 gene encoding uncharacterized protein: MAEQDQEIVPVRRPMKDSFNPQDLDQPSCIACQPNIDGTCMLSPQLLNMVPHFNGESLKEDPYARIQEFFDICKTQHIRGLSADEIKLLLFPFSLKEDAKKWLCSLPTNSITAWGQLAKKLIKKVAHKEAIVDSACNGMLMKMSDEEAIEMCEELAENSQQFYTRGCQAKRGAYAINANDGMKAEMAAMNKNIAALIKTLSTQSSQQALKSDVCAICSKNDHATNTCPITSFSDKEQVNFVGQGGYSSKHNPYSNTYNSGWQDHPNFSYANQQNVLNPSQGNTQLQGTAPGFSELKKTSLEDSIVVLAQSQLAFHQSTQAFQQQTQATIQTTQASLQKLEIQVGQLASAVNE, from the exons ATGGCTGAGCAAGATCAGGAAATTGTGCCGGTTAGAAGGCCGATGAAGGATTCTTTTAACCCTCAGGATTTGGATCAGCCCTCGTGCATTGCATGCCAACCTAATATTGACGGAACTTGTATGTTATCTCCTCAGTTGCTCAATATGGTTCCTCACTTCAATGGAGAATCTCTAAAAGAAGATCCTTATGCACGCATTCAAGAGTTCTTTGACATATGTAAAACGCAGCACATTAGGGGACTTAGTGCCGATGAGATTAAATTGCTTTTATTCCCCTTTTCTTTAAAAGAAGATGCCAAAAAGTGGTTGTGTTCATTACCTACCAATTCCATCACTGCTTGGGGACAATTGGCTAAAAAGCTCATAAAGAAGGTAGCTCATAAAGAAG CCATTGTGGATTCCGCTTGTAATGGTATGTTAATGAAGATGAGTGACGAGGAAGCGATTGAAATGTGTGAGGAACTTGCAGAGAACTCGCAACAATTTTATACAAGAGGATGTCAGGCTAAAAGAGGTGCATATGCAATAAATGCTAATGATGGTATGAAAGCTGAGATGGCTGCCATGAACAAAAATATTGCAGCACTAATCAAGACCTTATCGACTCAAAGTTCTCAACAAGCTCTCAAGTCTGATGTATGTGCAATCTGTTCAAAAAATGATCATGCTACAAATACTTGTCCGATAACTTCTTTTTCAGATAAAGAGCAAGTCAATTTTGTTGGACAAGGAGGATATTCTTCGAAGCACAATCCATACTCAAATACATATAATTCGGGATGGCAGGATCACCCTAATTTCAGTTATGCAAATCAGCAAAATGTATTAAATCCTTCACAAGGGAACACACAACTTCAAGGGACTGCTCCAGGATTCTCCGAACTTAAGAAAACGTCTTTGGAGGATAGCATAGTTGTACTTGCACAAAGTCAGCTTGCGTTTCATCAAAGTACCCAAGCTTTCCAGCAACAAACACAAGCTACTATTCAAACTACTCAAGCTTCACTTCAGAAATTGGAAATTCAAGTGGGACAGCTTGCTAGTGCAGTAAATGAATGA
- the LOC139188495 gene encoding uncharacterized protein: MAPPVLPSPFLLKADINNKYLRYQLDAESDLNEIVQFSEDNENSRFIKFTTEKPNNEDYADKNYVHIKCSYNGNYLRRVDQNRLLVLAAAADRNETKDNWACTLFKVEPVGPPDSNNLITRCRLRHLQSDLITRPFIENRFELRLNQKQPDAGGVDIYSVSQVRC; the protein is encoded by the coding sequence ATGGCTCCACCTGTACTACCAAGCCCTTTTCTGCTGAAAGCAGATATCAACAACAAGTATTTGCGCTATCAACTTGATGCAGAAAGCGACCTTAATGAGATTGTCCAGTTTTCTGAGGACAATGAAAACAGCAGGTTCATAAAGTTCACCACAGAGAAGCCAAACAATGAGGACTACGCCGACAAGAATTACGTGCATATCAAATGCTCCTACAATGGCAACTACTTGAGAAGGGTGGACCAAAACAGGCTATTGGTCCTGGCCGCAGCTGCtgaccgaaatgaaaccaaagaCAATTGGGCTTGCACATTGTTCAAGGTCGAGCCTGTCGGACCACCTGACAGCAACAACCTAATCACGCGCTGCCGATTACGTCACTTGCAAAGCGATCTCATAACCAGGCCGTTCATTGAAAACAGATTCGAATTACGCCTCAACCAAAAACAACCTGATGCTGGAGGGGTGGATATCTACTCAGTCTCCCAAGTCAGATGTTGA
- the LOC139188497 gene encoding uncharacterized protein produces the protein MANEDRETNLKKNESVDVKGKNAQVNRPKSLNSSKFDPFAAYKDKPPFSQALIRPKKDNHFSEIMELFKKVHISIPLLEAIRQIPSYAKFLMGLCSHKRKLNGEEKVFLTKKLIYVELGLGELKRSPITLEIADGSVKKSCGVIEDMLMQIDKCYYSMDFIVHDTRPVHYSSTEILIILGRPFLATAKANIQCDTGVLTLCFGDMKAKFDLYPAHGLQSGDDHVESIHPAVRAYKND, from the exons ATGGCGAATGAGGACCGAGAGACCAACCTGAAAAAGAATGAATCGGTGGATGTAAAGGGTAAAAATGCTCAAGTAAACAGACCAAAGTCTCTTAATTCATCAAAGTTTGATCCCTTTGCAGCTTATAAGGACAAGCCTCCTTTTTCTCAAGCTTTGATCAGGCCAAAGAAGGATAATCATTTCAGTGAGATCATGGAATTGTTCAAAAAGGTCCATATTAGTATTCCACTACTTGAGGCTATCAGGCAAATCCCTTCCTATGCCAAATTTCTCATGGGTCTTTGTTCACATAAGCGCAAGTTGAATGGTGAAGAAAAGGTTTTTCTTACCAAGAAGTTGA TTTATGTGGAATTGGGTCTTGGGGAACTGAAACGAAGCCCAATTACATTGGAAATTGCCGATGGATCTGTAAAGAAGTCATGTGGTGTTATTGAAGATATGTTGATGCAAATTGACAAATGTTATTATTCGATGGACTTTATTGTTCATGATACAAGGCCTGTGCATTATTCATCTACTGAAATTCTGATTATTCTTGGACGTCCCTTTCTAGCTACTGCAAAGGCTAATATTCAATGTGACACTGGAGTTTTAACTTTGTGTTTTGGGGATATGAAGGCTAAATTCGACTTGTATCCTGCTCATGGCCTTCAATCTGGTGATGATCATGTTGAAAGTATTCATCCTGCAGTTCGTGCATACAAGAACGACTAG
- the LOC114827299 gene encoding uncharacterized protein, whose protein sequence is MEHKINVSEPSHEVTNPASDPLRVDLVISLEMNIGERQNILEVGPENASQVFKSKNDFLDWTRAQGKKNNMVIIIKRYDAGKVDRRRKRARITFACERHGEYRSILRKSDINDQISDANNKKNKEPRNTGTKKCGCPFMLKRVNVGEGDELKLEVECGVHNHTYSQYLEGHSFVGRLTKEQNELLVDMSTSLVRPKVILNTIKKKDPLNVTTMRTIYNARHYHRTKEKAGRSEMQQLLCKLVEYNYIEHHRSIGVDNAVSDLFWTHPINVDTLHCFPHALIMDCTYKTNRHRFPLLEIVGVTSTSITFSVTFAFIDHEKEDNYTWALTRLKTLMNDDCISGVIVTNRDLTLFPTCTYHGLHVQD, encoded by the exons atggaacacAAAATCAATGTTTCGGAgccttcacatgag GTTACAAATCCAGCCAGTGATCCTCTTAGAGTAGATTTGGTTATATCCCTTGAAATGAACATTGGAGAGCGACAAAATATTTTGGAGGTTGGACCAGAAAATGCATCGCAG GTgttcaaaagtaaaaatgatTTCCTTGATTGGACTCGCGCACAAGGAAAAAAGAATAATATGGTTATTATCATTAAGAGGTATGATGCGGGAAAGGTTGACCGAAGGAGGAAGAGAGCTCGAATAACATTTGCTTGTGAGAGACATGGCGAGTATCGATCCATATTGAGGAAGTCGGATATTAATGACCAAATTTCTGATGCAAataataagaagaataaagaaCCCAGGAATACTGGTACTAAAAAATGCGGATGTCCATTTATGTTGAAAAGAGTCAACGTTGGAGAAGGAGATGAATTGAAATTGGAGGTTGAGTGTGGGGTGCATAACCATACTTATTCACAGTATCTTGAAGGGCATTCTTTTGTCGGACGATTAACTAAAGAGCAAAATGAACTTTTAGTTGACATGTCTACAAGTTTAGTGAGACCCAAAGTTATTTTGAACACCATAAAGAAAAAAGATCCACTTAATGTAACAACGATGAGGACAATATACAATGCAAGACACTATCATCGGACAAAAGAAAAAGCAGGGAGATCAGAAATGCAACAGTTGTTATGTAAGTTGGTTGAGTACAACTATATTGAGCATCATCGAAGTATTGGTGTTGATAATGCTGTTAGTGACTTGTTTTGGACTCACCCAATTAATGTCGATACCTTACATTGTTTCCCACATGCACTTATCATGGATTGCACGTACAAGACTAATAGGCATCGTTTTCCACTCCTGGAGATTGTAGGGGTAACTTCAACTAGTATTACATTTTCGGTTACATTTGCTTTCATTGACCATGAGAAGGAAGACAATTACACATGGGCATTGACAAGATTGAAGACTCTAATGAATGATGATTGTATTTCTGGTGTGATTGTCACTAATCGAGATCTTACATTGTTTCCCACATGTACTTATCATGGATTGCATGTACAAGACTAA